The Syntrophorhabdus sp. DNA window GCCGCCTCCCTCGCTTTGTGGGCGAGATCGATGGACTGGCCGAGGATGTTGAGGCACAGGGCCGGGTTGTGGAAACCCATGCTGTTCTCGGCGGCGACAAAATCCCAGTACCACTGTGCTTTTCTAAGGTGTTCCTTCGCCCTCTCCAACTCCGCCTTGTTCGTTTCGGCCAGAGAGGCCGCCCTGGCCACGGCCTCGTGGGCCTTCGCGACCGTTGTACCAGCGGTGTGCTGCAGTTCCCAGACGCTCTTCTGTGTTGCCTTCACGCGATTGAGGATCCATTTCGCCTCTTCGGGGTGGCATCGCCGGCAGGACGCGTCGACGTGTTTCATGGGGCTTGTCACCCAATGGGAGCTGTACTTCCTGCCTTTCTCCCGCATGTAAGGCATGTGGCAATCGGGGCAGGATATGCC harbors:
- a CDS encoding ammonia-forming cytochrome c nitrite reductase subunit c552 → GISCPDCHMPYMREKGRKYSSHWVTSPMKHVDASCRRCHPEEAKWILNRVKATQKSVWELQHTAGTTVAKAHEAVARAASLAETNKAELERAKEHLRKAQWYWDFVAAENSMGFHNPALCLNILGQSIDLAHKAREAAGKAAGSIP